From the Acidobacteriota bacterium genome, the window GTCTCGTCGGAGCAGATTTCCTCCAGTTTCAGGAACTGGTCCCGGATCTCGTCGAAGTGGCGGCCCCGGATCTCGATGACCACCTGGGCGGCCTTGAGATCGGTGAGCCGGGTGGTGGTGGCGATGCGCTTGAGGATGGCCTTCTTGTCGCCGGGGGTGATACCCCACCGGCGGATGTCCTTGTCCAGGCCCTGCGTCACCTGCTCCACGGCCTGGGCGAGCCACTTCTCGCGATCGTCGTACAGAATGACCTTCAACTTGGACTGGGCGATGGCACGGGCGGCGCCCTGTGCCACCGTCCCGCACCCGATGATGCCGATGGTCGAAATTTTCATCCGGTCCTCCCCGGGTCTCCCGCGGGAGACGCTGCGGTCCTCAGTGGATCTTGATGCCGAAGGTGAACTGGAGTTCGCCCTTGTTGCGCTTGTAGAAGGTCTCCGCGCCGGTGAAATTGTCCAGCCCCCACCAGATGTACTTGAAGTCGATCACGTACATGAAGGAGGAGGAAGGGATCTCGAAACCGCCGTTGAAGTAGAAGCCGACGTTCGTGCGGCTGTTGTAGGCGGGGACGAGGTTGTAATCCTGGGTGACGCCGGTCGTGTTGGTGGACTGGCTGTGGGCCAGGATGAAGTCGGTCTGGACGCCGGCGCCCACGTAGGGGTGGCCGTTCATCTTGTTGAAAGCCACCTTCACGCCCACCGGGAGGTCCAGGACGTGGAAGTAGACCCGGAAGTCGCCCAGGACGGGCGGCGTGTCCGTGGTGGCGAAATCCCCCTTGAAATTCAGAAATTTGTACGCGGCCGCCGTGGTGAAGTAAATGTCCTGGCCACCCCGGAAGAGGGCGATGTCGTAGAAGGCCCCGCCCAGGAACCCCAGCTTGCCGTCCACCTTCACCGCCGAGAAGGGGTTGGTGGGGCTGGAGGGGAGAGCCTCGAAACCGTTCCGCACC encodes:
- a CDS encoding outer membrane beta-barrel protein, which produces MKKHRFPLMLVCAVMLFGTVLADDDDGPRFQYGFKFGLVRNGFEALPSSPTNPFSAVKVDGKLGFLGGAFYDIALFRGGQDIYFTTAAAYKFLNFKGDFATTDTPPVLGDFRVYFHVLDLPVGVKVAFNKMNGHPYVGAGVQTDFILAHSQSTNTTGVTQDYNLVPAYNSRTNVGFYFNGGFEIPSSSFMYVIDFKYIWWGLDNFTGAETFYKRNKGELQFTFGIKIH